A genomic segment from Nicotiana tabacum cultivar K326 chromosome 9, ASM71507v2, whole genome shotgun sequence encodes:
- the LOC107784887 gene encoding COP9 signalosome complex subunit 2 isoform X2, with amino-acid sequence MGSDADMEDYGFEYSDEEPEEQDVDIENQYYNSKGLVETEPEAALEGFAEVVRMEPEKAEWGFKALKQTVKLYYKLGKYKEMMDAYREMLTYIKSAVTRNYSEKCINNIMDFVSGSASQNFSLLQEFYETTLKALEEAKNERLWFKTNLKLCKIWFDIGEYGRMSKILKELHKSCQKEDGTDDQKKGTQLLEVYAIEIQMYTETKNNKKLKELYNKALSVKSAIPHPRIMGIIRECGGKMHMAERQWAEAATDFFEAFKNYDEAGNQRRIQCLKYLVLANMLMESEVNPFDGQEAKPYKNDPEILAMTNLIAAYQRNEILEFEKILKSNRRTIMDDPFIRNYIEDLLRNVRTQVLLKIIKPYTRIRIPFISKELNVPEKDVEELLVSLILDNRIHGHIDQVNRLLECGDRSKGMKKYAAIDKWNTQLKSLYQTVGNRVC; translated from the exons ATGGGTTCTG ATGCGGATATGGAGGATTATGGATTCGAGTACTCGGATGAGGAGCCCGAAGAGCAGGATGTTGATATTGAGAACCAATACTACAACTccaaag GCTTGGTTGAAACAGAACCGGAGGCAGCACTTGAGGGTTTTGCTGAAGTAGTTCGTATGGAACCTGAGAAGGCTGAGTG GGGATTCAAAGCTTTAAAGCAAACTGTTAAGCTTTACTATAAGCTTGGGAAGTACAAGGAAATGATGGATGCTTACAGAGAGATGCTAACCTACATTAAATCAGCAGTGACAAGAAATTATAGTGAGAAGTGTATTAACAATATCATGGATTTCGTCTCTGGATCAGCTAGTCAGAACTTCAGCCTCCTACAAGAGTTCTACGAGACAACATTGAAAGCCCTTGAAGAGGCAAAGAATGAG AGGTTGTGGTTCAAGACAAACCTAAAGCTTTGCAAAATTTGGTTTGACATTGGGGAATATGGGCGAATGAGTAAG ATTTTGAAAGAACTCCACAAGTCTTGTCAAAAAGAAGATGGCACTGATGATCAGAAGAAAGGTACGCAGTTGTTGGAGGTGTATGCAATTGAGATCCAAATGTATACGGAgacgaaaaataacaaaaaactgAAG GAGCTATACAACAAAGCACTTTCAGTCAAGTCGGCGATTCCTCACCCAAGAATAATGGGAATAATTCGTGAATGTGGAGGAAAAATGCATATGGCAGAGCGGCAGTGGGCAGAGGCAGCTACAGACTTCTTTGAAGCTTTCAAGAACTATGATGAAGCCGGGAATCAGAGGCGCATCCAGTGTCTAAA GTACTTGGTTCTGGCAAATATGCTGATGGAGTCTGAGGTAAACCCTTTCGATGGCCAAGAAGCAAAACC CTACAAAAATGACCCTGAAATACTTGCAATGACAAATCTTATAGCAGCATATCAACGAAATGAGATCTTGGAGTTTGAGAAAATTCTGAAG AGTAACAGAAGAACAATAATGGATGACCCCTTCATTAGAAATTACATTGAAGATCTTTTAAGAAATGTCAGAACCCAAGTGTTGCTGAAGATCATCAAGCCTTACACAAGAATCCGGATTCCCTTCATTTCCAAG GAGCTTAATGTGCCAGAAAAAGACGTTGAGGAGTTGTTGGTATCACTGATCTTGGACAACCGTATCCATGGGCACATTGATCAAGTGAACCGGTTGCTAGAGTGTGGAGACAG ATCGAAAGGAATGAAAAAATACGCTGCCATTGACAAATGGAACACACAACTAAAGTCACTATACCAAACCGTTGGCAACAGAGTATGCTGA
- the LOC107784889 gene encoding OVARIAN TUMOR DOMAIN-containing deubiquitinating enzyme 5, producing the protein MEDTPKVEDLLPEGPAESASEKIPETLEEMLSRHRKEISQLQDKEIAMKKAAAKGSKAEQKAKKKQVDEEVAKLSANLKERHAGELSSLGYSGGSNNGKEKGNLDTLVKAIAGVSVGGTDHSKPSKSVKRREKRAQQEAAREQRIQEEQSNIVSDRVIENEKLESKLEPLGLTVNEIKPDGHCLYRAVENQLAVHSGGSSPYTYLELRLMVAAYMRKHATDFLPFFLSENAEGGGESDDSLVERFENYCREVESTAAWGGQLELGALTHILKKHIMIFSGSFPDVEMGKDYKSDNSSGSSTSSIMLSYHMHAFGLGEHYNSVVPSSA; encoded by the exons ATGGAGGATACACCTAAAGTAGAAGACCTATTGCCTGAGGGGCCCGCAGAAAGTGCGTCTGAGAAGATACCAGAAACCCTTGAGGAGATGCTTTCTAGGCATAG GAAAGAAATCTCTCAGCTACAGGACAAAGAAATTGCGATGAAAAAGGCAGCGGCTAAAGGCAGCAAAGCTGAACAGAAAGCTAAGAAGAAACAAGTGGATGAAGAAGTAGCTAAACTTTCCGCGAATCTCAAAGAAAGGCATGCTGGGGAGCTTTCTTCTTTGGGCTACAGTGGTGGTAGTAATAATGGGAAGGAAAAAGGGAATCTTGACACGTTGGTGAAGGCTATTGCTGGGGTTTCCGTCGGTGGAACTGACCATTCAAAACCCAGCAAGAGTGTCAAGAGGCGTGAGAAAAGAGCTCAACAAGAAGCAGCCCGAGAGCAGAGAATACAAGAAGAGCAGAGCAATATCGTAAGTGATCGAGTTATTGAGAATGAAAAGTTAGAAAGTAAACTTGAGCCCCTTGGATTGACAGTTAACGAAATAAAGCCTGATGGACACTGTCTCTACCGAGCTGTTGAGAATCAGTTAGCCGTCCACTCTGGTGGTTCATCTCCTTATACATATCTTGAACTGCGACTGATGGTTGCAGCTTACATGAGGAAACATGCAACcgattttctcccttttttcctCTCTGAGAACGCGGAAGGAGGAGGAGAATCAGATGATTCTCTTGTGGAAAGATTCGAGAACTACTGTAGAGAAGTGGAGTCAACCGCTGCATGGGGAGGACAACTTGAGCTTGGTGCTCTAACTCACATCTTAAAGAAACATATAATGATATTCTCTGGTTCATTTCCTGATGTGGAGATGGGAAAGGACTACAAATCTGACAACAGCTCTGGCTCTTCGACTTCCAGTATAATGCTATCGTACCACATGCATGCTTTTGGGCTTGGAGAGCACTATAACTCCGTTGTTCCCAGTTCAGCCTAA
- the LOC107784887 gene encoding COP9 signalosome complex subunit 2 isoform X1: MGSDADMEDYGFEYSDEEPEEQDVDIENQYYNSKGLVETEPEAALEGFAEVVRMEPEKAEWGFKALKQTVKLYYKLGKYKEMMDAYREMLTYIKSAVTRNYSEKCINNIMDFVSGSASQNFSLLQEFYETTLKALEEAKNERLWFKTNLKLCKIWFDIGEYGRMSKILKELHKSCQKEDGTDDQKKGTQLLEVYAIEIQMYTETKNNKKLKELYNKALSVKSAIPHPRIMGIIRECGGKMHMAERQWAEAATDFFEAFKNYDEAGNQRRIQCLKYLVLANMLMESEVNPFDGQEAKPYKNDPEILAMTNLIAAYQRNEILEFEKILKSNRRTIMDDPFIRNYIEDLLRNVRTQVLLKIIKPYTRIRIPFISKELNVPEKDVEELLVSLILDNRIHGHIDQVNRLLECGDRSKGMKKYAAIDKWNTQLKSLYQTVGNRVLCTKFDISSPLFEEKFCSLDWCKHGTLAAV; the protein is encoded by the exons ATGGGTTCTG ATGCGGATATGGAGGATTATGGATTCGAGTACTCGGATGAGGAGCCCGAAGAGCAGGATGTTGATATTGAGAACCAATACTACAACTccaaag GCTTGGTTGAAACAGAACCGGAGGCAGCACTTGAGGGTTTTGCTGAAGTAGTTCGTATGGAACCTGAGAAGGCTGAGTG GGGATTCAAAGCTTTAAAGCAAACTGTTAAGCTTTACTATAAGCTTGGGAAGTACAAGGAAATGATGGATGCTTACAGAGAGATGCTAACCTACATTAAATCAGCAGTGACAAGAAATTATAGTGAGAAGTGTATTAACAATATCATGGATTTCGTCTCTGGATCAGCTAGTCAGAACTTCAGCCTCCTACAAGAGTTCTACGAGACAACATTGAAAGCCCTTGAAGAGGCAAAGAATGAG AGGTTGTGGTTCAAGACAAACCTAAAGCTTTGCAAAATTTGGTTTGACATTGGGGAATATGGGCGAATGAGTAAG ATTTTGAAAGAACTCCACAAGTCTTGTCAAAAAGAAGATGGCACTGATGATCAGAAGAAAGGTACGCAGTTGTTGGAGGTGTATGCAATTGAGATCCAAATGTATACGGAgacgaaaaataacaaaaaactgAAG GAGCTATACAACAAAGCACTTTCAGTCAAGTCGGCGATTCCTCACCCAAGAATAATGGGAATAATTCGTGAATGTGGAGGAAAAATGCATATGGCAGAGCGGCAGTGGGCAGAGGCAGCTACAGACTTCTTTGAAGCTTTCAAGAACTATGATGAAGCCGGGAATCAGAGGCGCATCCAGTGTCTAAA GTACTTGGTTCTGGCAAATATGCTGATGGAGTCTGAGGTAAACCCTTTCGATGGCCAAGAAGCAAAACC CTACAAAAATGACCCTGAAATACTTGCAATGACAAATCTTATAGCAGCATATCAACGAAATGAGATCTTGGAGTTTGAGAAAATTCTGAAG AGTAACAGAAGAACAATAATGGATGACCCCTTCATTAGAAATTACATTGAAGATCTTTTAAGAAATGTCAGAACCCAAGTGTTGCTGAAGATCATCAAGCCTTACACAAGAATCCGGATTCCCTTCATTTCCAAG GAGCTTAATGTGCCAGAAAAAGACGTTGAGGAGTTGTTGGTATCACTGATCTTGGACAACCGTATCCATGGGCACATTGATCAAGTGAACCGGTTGCTAGAGTGTGGAGACAG ATCGAAAGGAATGAAAAAATACGCTGCCATTGACAAATGGAACACACAACTAAAGTCACTATACCAAACCGTTGGCAACAGA GTTTTATGTACAAAATTCGATATTTCTTCCCCCTTGTTCGAAGAAAAATTTTGTTCATTGGATTGGTGTAAACATGGGACGCTGGCCGCTGTTTAA